A part of Rhinatrema bivittatum chromosome 16, aRhiBiv1.1, whole genome shotgun sequence genomic DNA contains:
- the ZBTB4 gene encoding zinc finger and BTB domain-containing protein 4: protein MASVVEVTDVNHSSSLLLELNEQRLKGVFCDITVIVEDTKFKAHKNVLAASSPYFKEVLSGHTSWLRDQMFELPDIQAEVFSNILNFIYNSRLTIQNLAVAREIATVGRRLGISCLENLSEATQECRRTDLWPLEEPPQLPLADLTQNSQGTKETSVCDSVSRRWGDSSRAALNGTWTPETAVASRSLLGGSISPVDLTSPSSRRSAESGSPAAAPCFQNPSIQPESIQSIPSAAPSIQGQSKLQSVNHMENEPLPAAPNKDSEAQGLPMDTEAATAETAKILYALSTVPVNESLGSSSIASEAEVDRDAQLKNVAWDHITVENAALEVDGSELSMNDPPSVVAPSTYSSSTFHCRLCNRSFSSSTALSLHVKLHRPRKSLACRYCGKSFIHVKRLQTHEILCKQPERIPVGNEGSADPKELDLGEEACCSELLCRPSATKQLSSKKDHLGLLFRHRSFQRLDLIPEQDHFVKVVDGHLIYFCTVCERSYMTLSSLKRHSNVHSWRRKYPCRYCDKVFALAEYRTKHEVWHTGERRYQCIFCWETFVTYYNLKTHQKAFHGINPGLISSEKTPNGGYKPKMNALKLYRLLPMRSQKRPYKTYSQSLSENLMMPSQSLPVPIGSSDSQDSNLETVLNGGDAGSILFSEKPASLQTDPSSSKQEGLQGVENPQEVTGEFQIETAFQGLCEISSNKHSLSTSGEKSPKLPSKVSNGGPGSSNGDSGVPSVIAYGHPSSSVIIRSTSVSSALAVNSVTPSVITYNSKSTSQSPGCGPLAQSQPSFLCPRPSKKHNLKDCVPPPPQNPTKLVTSTDQSTEGSGSEEEEEEEEEVEEQDQEHRFRYARGKTMTYMAKPAYVGAASESRSAPLCQITVRIGEEAIVKRRISETDLMRDKSPCGKVKRFSFGSDHGEHRIRKTEKHSRDSGRKASSSLGQDTCDEDSERDTEDHLWRPYYTYKPKRKACSVQKVKKSHWRRKLRYKRSLRWIKRAEKEEDPPDLCSTARSANQDSCRNDTRGQDESCRELVTQKQNHEVADWKYECTTCGKQFTALKRLQKHEKAHSEGGPKSVCEQCPEKSSASCLLECPAKEDNGPKLSTSADAELLPSFKSTAHRVGRKPLVKHICACCTKVCKTAAALGRHMKRHGTEEPSHVDDPPMRDDEPQGSSPGRVAALTTVIAYSKKSEQQSPPKEATTLEETDCNASLPSPRTVKEENPQEMQVSSSSEDQAMAVEAEAEREHLCSSPATTIVHSVSSLEGPVHQGVVPVPLEAHSATPPMEMILKVNSCEDSESMTSCTNRSSPSDQMLVHSQTPPLQRISEPRASHTNQDPKVQQQAMSHTTEVLLEEVIPVPPADQASNCSPRLQQEAEMPCLDEGVPLLEAKTGHMNRHTSAVQERATQQATEAQLGILSCKARVPLPEDLSLQDPVISHTGGGAGLNLVQKCPPSKMAEDFQSGLRHELCPDPRFPLQEYPLPLLAPGGWRTRKEMEEKALPSYPSTLQFSAMSKMPNSNVGKVTFYPDPYPLMYGHQLLAYPYNFSNLTALPVALNMVIPDEKGQPLPFLPSMFGYALNPCRGELQEAAAVGVNGGPSHRKGETTEQEQMKKGSMI from the coding sequence ATGGCTTCGGTTGTGGAGGTGACAGATGTGAATCACTCCAGCTCCCTGCTCCTGGAGCTGAATGAGCAGCGACTTAAGGGCGTGTTCTGTGATATCACCGTCATCGTGGAAGACACCAAGTTCAAAGCCCACAAGAACGTCCTGGCAGCTTCCAGTCCTTACTTCAAGGAGGTGCTCTCAGGTCACACATCTTGGCTCCGGGATCAGATGTTTGAGCTTCCAGACATCCAAGCAGAAGTCTTCTCCAATATCCTCAACTTCATCTACAACTCTAGACTGACCATACAGAACTTGGCCGTGGCCAGGGAGATTGCCACAGTGGGCAGACGTTTAGGGATATCTTGCTTAGAAAACCTGAGTGAGgcaacacaggaatgcaggagaactGACCTGTGGCCTCTAGAAGAACCTCCTCAGCTGCCTCTTGCTGACCTCACTCAAAACTCACAAGGAACCAAAGAGACCAGCGTCTGTGACTCAGTCAGCCGAAGATGGGGGGATTCCTCCAGGGCAGCACTCAATGGTACGTGGACACCAGAAACTGCCGTGGCTTCCAGATCATTGCTGGGTGGCTCCATATCTCCAGTAGACCTGACATCTCCATCCAGCAGGAGATCAGCAGAGTCCGGGAGCCCAGCAGCAGCCCCTTGCTTTCAGAATCCTTCCATTCAGCCAGAATCCATCCAGAGCATTCCTTCAGCTGCTCCATCAATCCAGGGGCAGAGCAAGCTTCAGTCAGTTAATCACATGGAAAACGAGCCCCTCCCAGCTGCCCCCAACAAAGACAGTGAGGCCCAAGGTTTGCCAATGGATACTGAAGCAGCCACTGCTGAGACAGCTAAGATCTTGTATGCTCTGAGTACGGTCCCAGTCAACGAATCCTTAGGTTCCAGCAGCATAGCTAGTGAAGCAGAAGTCGATCGAGATGCACAATTGAAAAACGTGGCTTGGGATCATATTACAGTAGAGAATGCTGCTCTAGAAGTAGATGGATCAGAACTTTCCATGAATGATCCACCCAGTGTGGTAGCTCCTTCCACTTACTCGAGTAGCACATTCCACTGTAGACTCTGCAACAGGTCTTTTAGTTCATCGACTGCTTTGAGTCTCCATGTCAAGCTGCACAGGCCCCGGAAGTCCCTGGCCTGTAGGTATTGTGGCAAGAGTTTCATCCATGTCAAACGCCTGCAAACTCATGAGATTCTGTGCAAGCAGCCAGAAAGGATCCCAGTGGGGAATGAAGGATCCGCTGACCCCAAGGAGCTGGACCTTGGTGAGGAAGCATGCTGTTCTGAACTGCTGTGCCGCCCGTCTGCTACCAAACAGCTGTCATCTAAGAAAGACCACCTTGGGCTTCTCTTCAGGCACCGGAGCTTCCAAAGGTTGGACCTCATTCCTGAGCAGGACCACTTCGTCAAGGTGGTGGATGGCCACCTCATCTATTTCTGCACTGTTTGTGAGAGGTCCTACATGACTCTCTCTAGCCTCAAGCGACACTCAAATGTGCACTCCTGGCGCCGTAAGTACCCCTGCCGCTACTGTGACAAGGTCTTTGCCCTGGCAGAGTACAGGACCAAACACGAGGTATGGCACACAGGAGAGCGACGCTATCAATGCATCTTCTGCTGGGAGACCTTCGTAACTTACTACAATCTGAAGACGCACCAAAAGGCCTTCCACGGGATCAACCCAGGTCTCATCTCTAGTGAGAAGACCCCCAATGGGGGCTACAAACCCAAGATGAATGCATTGAAGCTCTATAGGCTCTTGCCCATGAGATCACAAAAGAGACCTTATAAGACTTATAGCCAGTCGCTCTCGGAGAACCTTATGATGCCTTCTCAGTCTCTTCCTGTGCCAATAGGCAGTAGTGACTCTCAGGATAGTAACTTAGAGACTGTGTTGAATGGTGGTGATGCTGGCTCAATTCTCTTCTCTGAGAAACCCGCTTCCTTGCAGACAGATCCAAGCTCTTCCAAGCAGGAGGGCCTGCAGGGAGTGGAAAACCCCCAGGAAGTAACTGGAGAGTTCCAGATTGAAACTGCTTTCCAGGGCCTCTGTGAAATATCATCCAATAAGCATTCTCTGAGCACATCAGGAGAAAAGTCACCCAAGTTACCTTCCAAAGTGAGCAATGGGGGTCCTGGCAGTAGCAATGGGGACAGTGGGGTGCCCAGTGTCATCGCTTATGGCCACCCATCGTCCTCTGTCATTATTCGCAGCACCTCAGTGTCTTCAGCATTGGCCGTCAACAGTGTAACACCATCGGTTATCACATATAACAGCAAATCCACTTCCCAGAGCCCAGGTTGTGGGCCCTTGGCTCAGAGCCAGCCTTCCTTCTTGTGTCCCCGGCCATCAAAGAAGCATAACCTGAAAGACTGTGTGCCACCACCTCCTCAGAACCCTACCAAACTGGTGACATCCACAGACCAAAGCACAGAAGGTAGtgggagtgaggaggaggaggaagaggaagaagaggtggaggagCAAGACCAAGAGCATAGGTTCAGATATGCAAGGGGTAAGACGATGACTTACATGGCCAAGCCAGCCTATGTGGGAGCTGCCTCGGAGAGCAGGAGTGCCCCCTTGTGTCAGATTACTGTGCGAATTGGTGAGGAAGCTATTGTGAAAAGGAGAATTTCTGAGACAGACCTGATGAGGGACAAGAGCCCTTGTGGCAAAGTCAAGAGGTTCTCCTTTGGAAGTGACCATGGGGAACATAGAATCAGGAAGACAGAAAAACACTCCAGGGACTCTGGAAGAAAGGCTAGCAGCTCCCTAGGTCAGGACACCTGTGATGAGGATAGCGAGAGGGACACTGAAGACCACCTCTGGCGGCCATACTACACCTACAAGCCAAAGCGGAAGGCCTGCAGCGTCCAGAAAGTCAAGAAATCCCACTGGCGGAGGAAACTCCGCTACAAACGATCCTTGCGGTGGATTAAGAGAGCCGAAAAAGAAGAGGACCCACCTGATCTGTGTTCCACGGCACGGTCAGCCAACCAGGACAGTTGCAGGAATGACACCAGGGGTCAAGATGAATCATGCCGGGAGTTGGTCACCCAGAAGCAGAACCACGAAGTGGCAGACTGGAAATATGAGTGCACTACCTGTGGGAAGCAGTTTACGGCTCTGAAACGGCTCCAGAAGCACGAGAAGGCACACAGTGAGGGTGGACCCAAGTCTGTCTGTGAACAGTGCCCAGAAAAATCGAGTGCAAGCTGCCTATTGGAGTGCCCAGCCAAGGAAGATAATGGCCCAAAGCTGAGCACCTCAGCTGATGCCGAGTTGCTTCCATCCTTCAAGAGCACTGCCCACAGGGTGGGGAGAAAGCCACTAGTCAAACACATCTGCGCCTGCTGCACCAAGGTGTGCAAGACTGCGGCTGCACTGGGCAGACACATGAAGCGCCATGGAACAGAGGAACCGAGCCACGTAGATGATCCACCCATGAGAGATGATGAGCCTCAAGGCTCGAGCCCAGGCCGGGTGGCAGCCCTTACTACAGTTATTGCCTACTCTAAGAAAAGTGAGCAACAATCACCCCCGAAGGAGGCAACCACCCTGGAGGAAACGGACTGCAATGCTAGCTTGCCTTCACCCAGAACAGTTAAGGAGGAAAACCCACAGGAAATGCAGGTTTCCTCCTCAAGTGAGGACCAAGCCATGGCTGTGGAAGCTGAAGCAGAGCGGGAACATCTCTGTTCATCTCCAGCTACCACCATTGTCCATTCGGTCAGCAGCCTTGAGGGTCCAGTGCACCAGGGTGTGGTGCCTGTTCCCTTAGAGGCTCATAGTGCTACCCCACCAATGGAGATGATACTGAAGGTCAACAGTTGTGAAGACTCCGAGTCCATGACGTCATGTACAAACAGAAGCAGCCCATCAGACCAGATGCTGGTCCACTCACAGACACCACCCCTTCAAAGGATAAGTGAACCACGAGCGTCTCACACCAACCAAGATCCAAAGGTGCAACAGCAAGCAATGTCTCACACAACTGAAGTACTTCTTGAGGAGGTAATTCCAGTGCCTCCTGCAGACCAGGCCAGCAATTGCTCCCCCAGACTCCAGCAGGAAGCCGAGATGCCCTGCCTAGATGAAGGTGTCCCCTTACTAGAGGCAAAAACAGGACATATGAACCGCCATACTTCTGCTGTCCAAGAGCGGGCAACTCAACAGGCCACCGAGGCTCAGTTGGGCATTCTGAGCTGCAAAGCAAGGGTTCCTCTCCCAGAGGACCTCTCCCTTCAGGACCCTGTCATTTCCCACACTGGGGGTGGAGCCGGATTGAACCTGGTGCAGAAATGTCCACCTTCCAAGATGGCTGAAGACTTCCAGTCAGGTCTGCGGCATGAGTTGTGTCCAGATCCCAGGTTCCCGCTGCAGGAATACCCACTCCCGCTGCTGGCACCGGGAGGCTGGAGAACCAGGAAGGAGATGGAGGAAAAGGCTTTACCTTCCTACCCCAGCACCCTCCAGTTCAGTGCCATGAGCAAGATGCCCAACAGCAATGTCGGCAAAGTCACTTTTTACCCAGACCCTTACCCTCTGATGTATGGGCACCAGCTCCTCGCCTACCCCTACAATTTCAGCAATCTTACAGCCCTCCCTGTGGCCCTCAACATGGTCATCCCCGACGAGAAGGGCCAGCCTTTGCCCTTCCTACCCAGCATGTTTGGCTATGCCCTCAACCCTTGTCGGGGCGAGTTGCAGGAGGCGGCCGCAGTGGGGGTAAATGGCGGCCCCAGCCACAGGAAAGGTGAGACGACTGAGCAGGAGCAAATGAAAAAGGGCAGCATGATCTGA
- the SHBG gene encoding sex hormone-binding globulin, with product MGHLLGFLWLAPLLSLSSGDLETRSDGPVYSETCNLSQRMFPADPSALNIGQKWGTDEPTATVVLDLQQVTSSSSRFDIRTFDPEGVIFYGDTKDGMDWFLLGMRKGRLEIQVRNHISKITVSGGDALNDGQWHQVTVTNEGDTVLLEVDGELRLRIGQVTEPINSGQVLEMRIAVGGILTNHSNLLIPMNLALDACLRRWKWLNQTSSWHSGPPVEGHGAKPCFSSIQRGSFFSGAGMAIFHTSGFGTEGVVPWDDWELMLEMVIRPAKRMGFLLALSAEDYRPLLTLRMKGKGFSLELGNNNTSLELSFPDKMCPGVQLLLNISPSHLLWKLNDEKAELPLQEEDYRALRAAWHEKGSRLFLGGLPKELFPAEGAVFFEGCLSDIRLQGHTVDLDSALYKSDTIWAHSCPQSSSFNQS from the exons ATGGGGCACCTGCTTGGATTTCTGTGGCTGGCGCCACTTCTCAGCCTAAGCAGCGGAGATTTGGAAACGCGCAGTGACGGACCCGTCTATTCCGAGACG TGCAACCTCAGCCAGAGGATGTTTCCGGCCGACCCCAGCGCCCTGAACATTGGCCAGAAGTGGGGGACGGATGAGCCGACTGCCACAGTGGTGCTCGACCTGCAGCAGGTCACCAG TTCTTCCTCCCGTTTTGACATCCGGACCTTCGATCCAGAGGGTGTGATCTTCTACGGGGACACCAAGGATGGCATGGACTGGTtcctgctggggatgaggaagggaAGGCTGGAGATCCAGGTGCGGAACCATATCTCCAAGATCACTGTTTCTGGAGGGGATGCACTGAACGATGGACAGTGGCACCAG GTGACAGTGACCAACGAGGGAGACACCGTGCTGCTGGAAGTGGACGGGGAGCTACGACTTCGCATCGGACAGGTCACCGAACCCATCAACAGCGGACAAGTCCTGGAGATGAGGATTGCTGTTGGCGGCATCCTGACCAATCACAGCAATTTGCTTATCCCA ATGAACTTGGCTCTGGACGCCTGCCTGCGGAGGTGGAAATGGCTGAATCAGACCAGCAGCTGGCACAGCGGGCCCCCAGTCGAGGGTCACGGCGCGAAGCCCTGCTTCTCCTCCATCCAGAGAGGAAGCTTCTTCTCTGGGGCAGGAATGGCGATCTTCCACACCTCAG GCTTTGGCACAGAGGGAGTCGTGCCGTGGGATGACTGGGAGCTGATGCTGGAGATGGTCATTCGTCCGGCAAAGAGAATGGGATTCCTGCTGGCCCTGTCAGCTGAGGACTACAGACCGCTGCTGACCCTGAGGATGAAGGGAAAG GGGTTTTCCCTGGAGCTTGGTAATAATAACACATCTTTGGAGCTGTCTTTCCCTGACAAAATGTGCCCTGGtgtccaactcctcctcaacaTCTCCCCTTCTCACCTCCTCTGGAAGTTAAATGATGAAAAGGCTGAGCTCCCCCTCCAGGAGGAGGATTATCGGGCACTCAGGGCTGCCTGGCATGAGAAGGGGAGTCGGCTTTTCCTTGGGGGGCTCCCAA AGGAGCTGTTTCCTGCAGAGGGTGCTGTGTTCTTTGAGGGCTGTCTCTCCGACATCCGGCTGCAGGGCCACACAGTGGACTTGGACTCTGCCCTGTACAAGAGTGACACAATCTGGGCCCACAGCTGCCCTCAATCCTCCTCCTTCAACCAATCTTAG